A stretch of the Gossypium hirsutum isolate 1008001.06 chromosome D07, Gossypium_hirsutum_v2.1, whole genome shotgun sequence genome encodes the following:
- the LOC107953362 gene encoding protein Dr1 homolog isoform X1, which produces MEPMDIVGKSKEDASLPKATMTKIIKEMLPPDVRVARDAQDLLIECCVEFINLISSESNEVCNREDKRTIAPEHVLKALEVLGFGKYIEEVYAAYEQHKIETLQDSLKGGKWSNGAEMTEEEAVAEQQRMFAEARARMNGGAVAPKQPDPDPSLES; this is translated from the exons ATGGAGCCGATGGATATCGTGGGTAAGTCGAAGGAGGACGCTTCGCTTCCCAAAG CAACTATGACCAAAATTATAAAGGAAATGTTACCACCAGATGTACGCGTTGCAAGAGATGCTCAAGATCTTTTGATTGAGTGTTGTGTAG AGTTTATTAATCTTATTTCATCAGAGTCCAATGAAGTTTGTAATAGAGAGGATAAACGAACAATAGCACCTGAGCATGTACTCAAGGCTTTAGAG GTTCTTGGGTTTGGAAAGTACATTGAAGAGGTCTATGCTGCATATGAGCAGCACAAGATTGAGACACTG CAGGACTCTTTGAAAGGTGGGAAATGGAGCAATGGGGCCGAGATGACCGAGGAAGAAGCAGTAGCTGAGCAGCAAAGAATGTTTGCCGAGGCACGAGCAAGAATGAATGGTGGTGCTGTTGCTCCCAAGCAACCAGATCCTGACCCAAGTTTAGAGAGCTAA
- the LOC107953362 gene encoding protein Dr1 homolog isoform X2 codes for MEPMDIVGKSKEDASLPKATMTKIIKEMLPPDVRVARDAQDLLIECCVEFINLISSESNEVCNREDKRTIAPEHVLKALEVLGFGKYIEEVYAAYEQHKIETLDSLKGGKWSNGAEMTEEEAVAEQQRMFAEARARMNGGAVAPKQPDPDPSLES; via the exons ATGGAGCCGATGGATATCGTGGGTAAGTCGAAGGAGGACGCTTCGCTTCCCAAAG CAACTATGACCAAAATTATAAAGGAAATGTTACCACCAGATGTACGCGTTGCAAGAGATGCTCAAGATCTTTTGATTGAGTGTTGTGTAG AGTTTATTAATCTTATTTCATCAGAGTCCAATGAAGTTTGTAATAGAGAGGATAAACGAACAATAGCACCTGAGCATGTACTCAAGGCTTTAGAG GTTCTTGGGTTTGGAAAGTACATTGAAGAGGTCTATGCTGCATATGAGCAGCACAAGATTGAGACACTG GACTCTTTGAAAGGTGGGAAATGGAGCAATGGGGCCGAGATGACCGAGGAAGAAGCAGTAGCTGAGCAGCAAAGAATGTTTGCCGAGGCACGAGCAAGAATGAATGGTGGTGCTGTTGCTCCCAAGCAACCAGATCCTGACCCAAGTTTAGAGAGCTAA
- the LOC107953362 gene encoding protein Dr1 homolog isoform X4, protein MEPMDIVGKSKEDASLPKATMTKIIKEMLPPDVRVARDAQDLLIECCVEFINLISSESNEVCNREDKRTIAPEHVLKALEDSLKGGKWSNGAEMTEEEAVAEQQRMFAEARARMNGGAVAPKQPDPDPSLES, encoded by the exons ATGGAGCCGATGGATATCGTGGGTAAGTCGAAGGAGGACGCTTCGCTTCCCAAAG CAACTATGACCAAAATTATAAAGGAAATGTTACCACCAGATGTACGCGTTGCAAGAGATGCTCAAGATCTTTTGATTGAGTGTTGTGTAG AGTTTATTAATCTTATTTCATCAGAGTCCAATGAAGTTTGTAATAGAGAGGATAAACGAACAATAGCACCTGAGCATGTACTCAAGGCTTTAGAG GACTCTTTGAAAGGTGGGAAATGGAGCAATGGGGCCGAGATGACCGAGGAAGAAGCAGTAGCTGAGCAGCAAAGAATGTTTGCCGAGGCACGAGCAAGAATGAATGGTGGTGCTGTTGCTCCCAAGCAACCAGATCCTGACCCAAGTTTAGAGAGCTAA
- the LOC107953362 gene encoding protein Dr1 homolog isoform X3 — protein sequence MEPMDIVGKSKEDASLPKATMTKIIKEMLPPDVRVARDAQDLLIECCVEFINLISSESNEVCNREDKRTIAPEHVLKALEQDSLKGGKWSNGAEMTEEEAVAEQQRMFAEARARMNGGAVAPKQPDPDPSLES from the exons ATGGAGCCGATGGATATCGTGGGTAAGTCGAAGGAGGACGCTTCGCTTCCCAAAG CAACTATGACCAAAATTATAAAGGAAATGTTACCACCAGATGTACGCGTTGCAAGAGATGCTCAAGATCTTTTGATTGAGTGTTGTGTAG AGTTTATTAATCTTATTTCATCAGAGTCCAATGAAGTTTGTAATAGAGAGGATAAACGAACAATAGCACCTGAGCATGTACTCAAGGCTTTAGAG CAGGACTCTTTGAAAGGTGGGAAATGGAGCAATGGGGCCGAGATGACCGAGGAAGAAGCAGTAGCTGAGCAGCAAAGAATGTTTGCCGAGGCACGAGCAAGAATGAATGGTGGTGCTGTTGCTCCCAAGCAACCAGATCCTGACCCAAGTTTAGAGAGCTAA